A region from the Pseudomonas sp. KU26590 genome encodes:
- a CDS encoding AmpG family muropeptide MFS transporter codes for MPRKTWRAALAAYASPSTFVLLLLGFAAGMPYMLVFSTLSVWLREAGVARETIGYASLIGLAYAFKWVWSPLLDQWSLPLLGRLGRRRSWLVLSQSLVILGLIGMGFCDPQQHLSWLIAIAVVVAFSSATQDIAIDAYRLEIASDSQQATLAASYMAGYRVAALLATAGALYFAEGFGSTGFAYKHSAWAGTYVLFGLLMVPALITSLIMREPSVPIRTQLSAVRYGFAHQLASVFVLIILLVSVPAMFTQLYNTDFASVLFQGTTWKDLLMEDRAFLRAILYTLLTVACLSSMGRRGLAPVLTPINDFILRYRWQAFLLLGLIATYRMSDTVMGVMANVFYIDQGFTKDQIASVSKIFGLVMTLAGAAFGGLAIVRFGILPILFIGGVTSAATNLLFLMLADMGPNLKMLIVTISLDNFSSGLATSAFVAYLSSLTNLKFSATQYALLSSIMLLLPRLIGGYSGVMVEKLGYHSFFLATALMGVPTLFMIALHWAQEARREAREEREEAEEPAKPADSTL; via the coding sequence ATGCCCCGCAAAACCTGGCGCGCCGCGCTCGCCGCATATGCCAGCCCCTCTACGTTTGTGCTCTTATTGCTCGGCTTTGCTGCGGGCATGCCCTACATGTTGGTATTTTCCACGCTATCGGTCTGGCTGCGTGAAGCCGGCGTCGCGCGTGAAACCATTGGCTACGCCAGCCTGATCGGTCTGGCCTATGCCTTTAAGTGGGTCTGGTCGCCGCTGCTCGATCAATGGAGCCTTCCTTTGTTGGGCCGGCTCGGCCGACGGCGCTCGTGGCTGGTGCTCTCGCAATCACTGGTGATCCTGGGCCTGATCGGCATGGGATTCTGTGACCCGCAGCAGCATCTGTCATGGCTGATCGCGATTGCGGTGGTGGTCGCGTTTTCATCCGCGACCCAAGACATCGCCATTGACGCCTACCGGCTGGAAATTGCCAGCGACAGCCAGCAAGCCACGCTCGCCGCCAGCTACATGGCCGGCTACCGCGTCGCCGCCCTCCTCGCCACTGCCGGCGCGTTGTACTTCGCCGAAGGCTTCGGTTCGACCGGCTTCGCCTACAAACACTCGGCCTGGGCCGGCACGTATGTGCTGTTCGGTCTGCTCATGGTGCCCGCGCTGATCACCAGCCTGATCATGCGTGAACCGTCCGTACCGATTCGCACGCAGCTGTCGGCGGTGCGATACGGCTTTGCCCATCAACTGGCCTCGGTATTCGTGCTGATCATTCTGCTGGTCTCGGTGCCGGCGATGTTCACCCAGCTGTACAACACTGATTTCGCCAGCGTGCTGTTTCAGGGGACCACCTGGAAAGACCTGCTGATGGAAGACCGCGCCTTTCTGCGCGCGATCCTCTACACGCTGCTGACCGTGGCCTGCCTGTCGTCCATGGGCCGCCGCGGCCTGGCGCCGGTGCTGACGCCGATCAACGACTTCATCCTGCGTTATCGCTGGCAGGCCTTTCTGCTGTTGGGGCTGATCGCCACGTATCGCATGTCCGACACGGTCATGGGCGTGATGGCGAACGTGTTCTACATCGATCAGGGTTTCACCAAGGATCAGATTGCCAGCGTCAGCAAGATCTTCGGCCTGGTGATGACGCTGGCCGGCGCGGCGTTTGGCGGTCTGGCGATCGTGCGCTTCGGCATTCTGCCGATCCTGTTCATCGGCGGTGTCACGTCTGCAGCGACCAACCTGCTGTTCCTGATGCTGGCCGACATGGGCCCGAACCTGAAGATGCTCATCGTCACGATCTCGCTGGATAACTTCAGCTCGGGCCTCGCCACATCGGCGTTCGTGGCGTACCTGTCGAGCCTGACCAACCTCAAGTTCTCGGCCACCCAATACGCGCTGCTCAGCTCGATCATGCTGCTGTTGCCGCGTCTGATCGGCGGCTACTCCGGGGTGATGGTGGAGAAGCTGGGGTATCACAGCTTCTTCCTGGCGACCGCTTTGATGGGCGTGCCAACGTTGTTCATGATCGCCCTGCACTGGGCGCAGGAAGCACGCCGAGAAGCGCGGGAAGAGCGGGAAGAAGCCGAAGAGCCCGCCAAGCCTGCGGATTCAACTCTGTAA
- a CDS encoding HugZ family protein: protein MSASANRQARTLLLKEYRGVLSTHSKSMPGYPFGSVVPYCLDDQGRPLILISRIAQHTHNLQLDAKCSLLVGERGAEDVQAVGRVTLVAEAEKLSDEAQIVAAAQRYYRYFPESESYHSAHDFDFWVLKPVRYRFIGGFGAIHWLDDAALANPFAGAAEVGMVEHMNDDHAKAIAHYVELAGLPKTEPATLVGIDSEGMHLRVGQSLYWLAFAEPCNTPTHVRQALVQLAHAEKWPTLEQAEA, encoded by the coding sequence ATGAGCGCCAGTGCCAACCGGCAAGCCCGTACCTTGCTGCTCAAGGAATACCGTGGCGTGTTGTCGACCCATTCCAAGTCGATGCCCGGTTACCCGTTTGGCTCGGTGGTGCCTTATTGCCTGGACGATCAAGGCCGTCCGCTGATCCTCATCAGCCGCATCGCGCAACACACCCACAACCTGCAGCTCGACGCCAAGTGCTCTCTATTGGTGGGCGAGCGCGGCGCCGAGGATGTGCAGGCAGTCGGTCGCGTCACGCTCGTGGCCGAGGCCGAGAAGCTCAGCGACGAGGCGCAGATTGTAGCGGCCGCGCAGCGCTACTACCGTTATTTCCCGGAATCCGAGAGTTACCACAGCGCCCACGATTTCGATTTCTGGGTGCTGAAGCCGGTGCGCTATCGTTTCATCGGCGGCTTTGGCGCGATTCACTGGCTGGACGACGCGGCGTTGGCCAATCCCTTCGCCGGGGCTGCCGAGGTCGGCATGGTCGAGCATATGAATGACGATCACGCCAAGGCCATCGCCCACTACGTCGAGCTGGCCGGTTTGCCAAAGACCGAGCCCGCCACGCTGGTGGGCATCGACAGCGAGGGCATGCACCTGCGCGTAGGTCAAAGTCTGTACTGGCTGGCCTTCGCAGAACCTTGTAATACGCCGACACACGTCCGCCAGGCCTTGGTTCAACTGGCTCACGCTGAAAAATGGCCCACACTTGAACAGGCCGAGGCTTGA
- a CDS encoding DUF481 domain-containing protein — translation MLSRTLLCVAVATASTPLLADTVWLKNGDKMTGTIKFFDGGKLLINTKYAGDVPLDWKEIKTLESDQHLLVKQDATTGEISKSLQPAEDGKVTLANGDAPKTVELAIIQQIIKPKPVVTDLVWKGNIDAALDFQRAENDTDDYNIAFKTSATHGQWRHNAKGEYNRESQDNLTTTNNWDAEYSVDRFFTDKWFWDGRITYKRDTIEDLSRQRTVGTGPGYQFWDDELGAFKVGGLLNRTDFEYSNGEKDNFYSVSGTWDYNRYLIGKKVEFFTNGELGKPLSGVADYSLETEVGLRYKVTEWASLNLKAEKDVISGSDNGDLDKTRYTAGFGVSW, via the coding sequence ATGTTGTCCAGAACCCTGTTGTGCGTTGCTGTTGCCACTGCTTCTACCCCATTGCTCGCTGACACCGTCTGGTTGAAAAACGGCGACAAAATGACGGGTACCATCAAGTTCTTCGACGGCGGCAAGCTGCTGATCAATACCAAATATGCAGGCGACGTCCCGCTGGACTGGAAGGAAATCAAGACGCTGGAAAGTGACCAGCACCTTCTGGTGAAGCAGGACGCCACCACCGGCGAGATCTCCAAATCGTTGCAACCGGCCGAAGACGGCAAGGTCACGCTGGCCAACGGCGATGCGCCGAAGACGGTGGAACTGGCAATCATTCAGCAGATCATCAAGCCCAAGCCGGTGGTCACTGACCTGGTGTGGAAGGGCAATATCGACGCTGCGCTCGACTTCCAGCGCGCCGAGAACGACACCGACGATTACAACATTGCCTTCAAGACCTCTGCGACCCATGGCCAGTGGCGCCACAACGCCAAGGGCGAATACAACCGCGAGTCGCAGGACAACCTGACCACCACCAATAACTGGGACGCCGAATACTCGGTCGACCGGTTCTTCACGGACAAGTGGTTCTGGGACGGTCGCATCACCTACAAGCGTGACACCATTGAAGACCTGTCCCGTCAGCGCACCGTCGGTACCGGTCCGGGCTACCAGTTCTGGGACGACGAACTGGGCGCATTCAAAGTCGGCGGTCTGCTTAACCGCACTGACTTCGAATACTCCAACGGCGAGAAGGACAACTTTTACTCCGTGTCCGGCACCTGGGACTACAACCGTTACCTGATCGGCAAGAAGGTCGAGTTCTTCACCAACGGTGAACTTGGTAAGCCTCTCAGCGGCGTGGCTGACTACAGCCTCGAGACGGAAGTGGGCCTGCGTTACAAAGTCACCGAGTGGGCGTCCCTCAATCTCAAGGCCGAGAAAGACGTGATCAGCGGCTCCGACAACGGCGACCTGGACAAAACCCGCTACACCGCCGGTTTTGGTGTTTCCTGGTAA
- a CDS encoding putative 2-dehydropantoate 2-reductase, with the protein MNPVCWHVLGAGSLGSLWATRLARAGLPVRLILRDEARLAAYNAQGGLALNEKGQRRTFAIPAQAVSADEPIQRLLVACKAYDAERAVAAVAHRLTDKAEVLLLQNGLGSQDAVAAMIPHARCICVSSTEGAYRDEDWSVVFAGQGFNWLGDTQGGAAPTWVDAVKQAGIPHQWTADIAERLWRKLALNCAINPLTVLHQCRNGGLQAHAEEVTALCAELGQVLHCCGQPGAAEGLLDQVQQVIAATASNYSSMYQDVAQGRRTEIRYLLGHVCAAAAALDCPTPTLNQLRLRLIEHLNARGLPSD; encoded by the coding sequence TTGAACCCCGTTTGCTGGCACGTTCTGGGCGCGGGCAGCCTGGGCAGTCTCTGGGCCACGCGACTGGCCCGGGCGGGTCTGCCGGTGCGGCTGATCTTGCGCGACGAGGCCCGACTGGCGGCCTACAACGCGCAAGGCGGTCTGGCGCTCAACGAAAAGGGCCAGCGCCGGACGTTCGCCATTCCGGCGCAGGCCGTCAGTGCAGATGAACCCATCCAGCGGCTGCTGGTGGCGTGCAAGGCCTATGACGCTGAACGCGCGGTGGCAGCCGTCGCCCATCGCCTGACCGACAAGGCTGAGGTGCTGCTCCTGCAAAACGGTCTGGGCAGTCAAGACGCGGTGGCCGCCATGATCCCGCACGCGCGCTGTATTTGTGTCTCCAGCACCGAAGGTGCCTACCGCGATGAAGACTGGAGCGTGGTGTTCGCCGGACAGGGCTTCAACTGGCTGGGCGACACACAGGGCGGCGCGGCGCCGACATGGGTGGACGCGGTCAAGCAGGCGGGCATCCCGCATCAGTGGACGGCTGACATCGCTGAACGCCTCTGGCGCAAGCTTGCGCTCAATTGCGCCATCAACCCGCTGACCGTGTTGCATCAATGCCGCAACGGAGGGCTGCAGGCTCATGCAGAGGAAGTGACGGCGCTGTGTGCCGAGCTTGGCCAAGTGCTGCACTGCTGCGGTCAGCCCGGCGCGGCTGAAGGTTTGCTGGATCAGGTGCAACAGGTGATTGCCGCCACCGCTTCGAACTATTCCTCGATGTATCAGGATGTCGCCCAGGGCCGTCGCACGGAGATCCGCTACCTGCTCGGGCATGTCTGCGCTGCGGCGGCTGCGCTTGATTGCCCGACGCCAACGCTGAACCAGCTACGCCTGCGCCTGATCGAACACCTCAACGCCCGGGGCCTGCCCAGCGACTGA
- a CDS encoding YajQ family cyclic di-GMP-binding protein — MPSFDVVSELDKHEVTNAVDNAIKELDRRYDLKGKGSFEFTEKDLLIKMTAEEGFQLEAMIEILKLALVKRKIDVQCLELKDPFASGKVMKQEATLKEGIDKELAKKIVAHIKDAKLKVQAAIQGEQVRVTGKKRDDLQEAIAALRGHEFGMPLQFNNFRD, encoded by the coding sequence ATGCCCTCGTTCGACGTAGTGTCCGAACTGGATAAACACGAAGTCACGAATGCCGTCGACAACGCCATCAAGGAGCTGGACCGCCGCTACGACCTTAAAGGCAAAGGCAGCTTCGAGTTCACGGAAAAAGACCTGCTGATCAAGATGACGGCCGAAGAAGGTTTTCAGCTCGAAGCCATGATCGAGATCCTCAAGCTGGCCCTGGTCAAGCGCAAGATCGATGTGCAGTGCCTGGAACTGAAAGATCCCTTTGCGTCCGGCAAGGTCATGAAGCAGGAGGCCACGCTCAAGGAAGGCATCGACAAGGAGCTGGCGAAGAAGATCGTCGCTCACATCAAGGACGCCAAGCTCAAGGTTCAGGCCGCGATTCAGGGCGAACAAGTGCGCGTCACCGGCAAGAAGCGTGATGACCTGCAAGAGGCAATCGCTGCCCTGCGTGGTCACGAGTTCGGCATGCCGCTGCAATTCAACAACTTCCGCGACTGA
- a CDS encoding mechanosensitive ion channel family protein: MDLNGQVDHLVKASQAWIPMVMQYGSKVLLAVVVLLVGWWLINRLTSRVGALLALRHVDLALQGFISSITNIILKILLIVSVASMIGVETTSFVAAIGAAGLAIGLALQGSLANFAGGVLILLFRPFRIGDWIEAQGVSGTVDGIQIFHTVLRTGDNKTVILPNGNLSNGIITNTNRQPTRKITFDVGIDYDADLKQALQVLMDMADDPRILQDPAPQAVVAALGDSSITVSLRVWTKTGDFGDVSNRFNAEIRDRLRAANIDIPFPQRVIRVVQDEQPAKA, encoded by the coding sequence TTGGATTTAAACGGCCAGGTAGACCATCTGGTGAAGGCGTCTCAGGCCTGGATCCCGATGGTCATGCAATACGGCAGCAAAGTGCTGCTGGCAGTGGTCGTCTTGCTGGTTGGCTGGTGGCTGATCAATCGACTGACTTCCCGCGTGGGCGCGCTGTTGGCGCTGCGCCACGTCGACCTGGCATTGCAGGGCTTCATCAGCAGCATCACCAATATCATTCTGAAGATCCTGCTGATCGTCAGCGTCGCCTCAATGATCGGGGTGGAAACCACCTCGTTTGTCGCTGCAATCGGTGCAGCTGGCTTGGCTATCGGCCTGGCGTTGCAGGGCAGCCTGGCAAACTTTGCTGGCGGTGTGTTGATTCTGCTGTTCCGTCCGTTCCGCATTGGCGACTGGATTGAAGCGCAGGGTGTATCCGGCACCGTGGACGGGATTCAGATCTTCCACACCGTGCTGCGCACCGGCGACAACAAGACGGTGATCCTGCCCAACGGCAACCTGTCCAACGGCATCATCACCAACACCAACCGTCAGCCGACGCGCAAGATCACCTTCGACGTGGGCATCGACTACGACGCCGACCTCAAGCAGGCGCTGCAAGTGTTGATGGACATGGCGGATGATCCCCGCATCCTGCAGGACCCGGCGCCACAGGCGGTGGTCGCGGCATTGGGCGACAGCTCGATTACCGTGTCGCTGCGTGTGTGGACCAAGACCGGTGACTTCGGTGACGTGTCGAACCGCTTCAACGCGGAAATCCGCGACCGTCTGCGTGCGGCCAACATCGACATCCCGTTCCCGCAGCGGGTGATTCGTGTGGTGCAGGATGAGCAGCCCGCAAAGGCGTAA
- a CDS encoding MGMT family protein produces the protein MIAQSPAHDDPTGLSPAEARRTALYLTLHQVPEGKVVSYGQLAELAGLGRAARFVGRALSQLPDGSSLPWHRVIAAGGRISLAPGTVSGEEQRARLRAEGVTIRNNRVDMQRHGWRPTEHNG, from the coding sequence GTGATCGCACAATCTCCCGCGCATGACGACCCCACCGGCCTGTCCCCTGCAGAGGCACGGCGCACGGCGTTATACCTCACGCTGCATCAAGTACCTGAAGGCAAAGTGGTGAGTTATGGTCAACTGGCCGAGCTGGCCGGTCTGGGACGAGCGGCGCGCTTCGTAGGCAGGGCCTTGAGCCAGTTGCCGGACGGCAGCAGCCTGCCCTGGCATCGCGTGATCGCCGCTGGCGGGCGCATCAGCCTGGCGCCCGGAACAGTGTCGGGCGAGGAGCAACGCGCACGTCTACGTGCCGAGGGCGTGACCATCCGTAACAATCGTGTGGATATGCAGCGTCATGGCTGGCGCCCGACAGAGCACAACGGTTAG